ACTATGAAATAAGCTGTTGGGGTGAGATTTTACTGCCAGATTTCTTTCTATATAACTTTTTGGTATTTGGTCTGGCATTTATGATAAAATTACCATTCTCATTATTAAATATTGCATCATATTGAAATTTCACATTTATCATATTGTGATGCATTTTTGATATTGCGAGAATACTATTGAATTCCAATCAATCATAAACCACTGTAAATGAATAGATGAATGATTGTTTATTGGAGCACTGAACAACAATCATCGTAGCGAAAATTAAGTCCATTGGATAACGCGGCGTCGGCCCATAAAGTGAGTTTAATGAACAACTTATCAGCACGAgtatatggttcatctgaacaacGTGACTTCGATTTGGATACGTGAGTTTACTTTGGCTCGAAAGTGCTACACTGAATTTTGATGAGAGTCATCTCTTTATCCTACAATATTCACTCTAAAAaccaatataattattatattagtaTTTACTTCATTTTGATTTATAGCATTTTACCATTTTTCTCAAGATACATCAATTGAAATATTAAGAAATATATCATATTTCGACTTGTTATATTAAGTAAATCAAATTTATGTACTCAATAAGTACTAAAAAACTTAACTTTTATTATCTTTTCTATTATTATAAACGTCATATCGAAGTATGTGAACAAAAAGAAATTGGAAAATGAAAACTAATATAGGAGAATTTTGTGTGTTATCTTATCTATTCCAAAATTTGTAccttattatatcaaaattatggaTTGGTATGTTTGATTGTATTATTGtagttaaataaattatagaAACGTTTTTGCTGGTAATATTAACTATAATATTGTTGTTATCATGAATTGGGGCTACACAATTTTCCCAAACTTTCGTACAAATCAATAAGTGAAAACAAGAAGCGAAACACTTGTTGACGAGCGGCGGAATACTTTGGTGAGACCTTACCTTTTTACGATCTCAATTTTTTGAAATCCCCAATTCTCCGTTGATTATTAATCATCGTCTTTGCAAAAGTTCAGGTGGGTAGGCTCTAATTTGCTCATGCGACATCTTCATTTTCTAATTCGAGGGTTTATTTTGTCAATCTCTTGACTTGATCTGCGTGAATGGCGTTACTTGATCTGCTCGAAACCCATTGTGCGTGTCTCTCAGTCGTATTCAAATCGAAGAAAGATACGAATTTGTTCGTGTCCTCGATGAATTcccattttttcttttttaattcaTGTTATGGGTGAAATCATTGGtctttgatttgattgatttttcAGAACTTTGTTGTACCCATCATAGATCTGTATCGGagtttttttctattttcttatttttcggAACGTTTTATGGCGCAGATAACAAAACTAAGAAAATAGATTAAGATGACAAAATCTTGTCTTTGATTCTTAGggatcttgattttttttgaattgaATTGAAAGTAAAGATCTGTTTCCTCGAATATCTGAGCAGAATTGTTTAATTTATCTGAAATTAGTCGGGAAAAGAATCTATTTTATCTATGGTAGAATCTTTTCCGATATGATCTTTTTTGCGATGCTGAGAATGCTTTGTATATATGTGTACAAGTTAAACTGCAGAGTAGAAAGTAAAATATGGATGACCAGAAGAAGCAGATCACCAAGGTTAACCAGCTACGCCCGTTAGATTCCGGGGTCACTTTGATTGTAAAGGTTGTCAGTGCAAAGGTTGTTGCTCAGAGAGGTCGTGCTCAAGGTCGTTTTACTGAATGCTTGGTGGGAGATGAGACAGGAATGATTATTTTTGCTGCGAGGAATGATCAAGGTCGGTATTTTCTCCTAACAAATGGAGTCCCTGTGTAAACTTATAGCTTCTTAGATGTTGAAAACTAATCAAGTTTCGCGATTTCTGTTACTCATGAATTGTGGATTCGCTTTGATGAGATTTTCTACCTGTTTCTTCTTGTTCTGCTTCCTTTGTTTACTGCCTGTGATGATTAGTTTAATGCTTTAGAATGGCATCAATGTAATCATGTTTGAAATAACTTCAACTTGGAAAATGGAAAAGTTGTTACTTTTGATTGGCTTGTTCCAGTAACTAACCATTTGGTCATCTCTTTATCTCTCTTGCAAATATTCATCTTTCTAAATCTCGATTATATGTTTGTGATTTTCCAGAATCTtaaaataagttaatttatgGTGTTGGCATTTTACAGCCATAGGTTTAATCCATGTAATGAGATTCTTTTGATTTCAAAGGT
This window of the Primulina huaijiensis isolate GDHJ02 chromosome 3, ASM1229523v2, whole genome shotgun sequence genome carries:
- the LOC140974523 gene encoding uncharacterized protein At4g28440-like, which produces MDDQKKQITKVNQLRPLDSGVTLIVKVVSAKVVAQRGRAQGRFTECLVGDETGMIIFAARNDQVDVAKDGNTLVLSNAKIDMFKGSMRLAVDRSGRVEAGEPASFMVEESNNLSLIEFDRYDVAV